The following DNA comes from Synergistaceae bacterium.
GTCTCATTAAATTTCTTGCCTCGTCGCGAGCTAACAATAAAATTTTTTCGTCCTTTACCAAATCAGCCGCGTGAAAGTCAGTTACTCCGTGCTGCCGAGTCCCGCAAAATTCACCCGGCCCGCGCTGTATTAAATCCTGCTCTGAAAGTTTGAATCCGTCAGAAATATTTATCATTGCTGAAATTCGCGCCTTCCCTTCAGGTGTTATATTTCGTCCTTCAAGTAATATGCAAGTGCTTTGTGCTTGACCCCGACCGACCCGCCCCCGTAATTGATGTAATTGTGCCAGCCCGAATTGTCCCGCGTCCTGAATTATTATAATGCTGGCGTTAGGAACATCGACTCCGACTTCAATAACTACAGTAGCGACTAATAAATTAATCCGTCCGTCCGAGAAGGCTTGCATAACTTGAGATTTTATATCGGGGCTTAACTTCCCATGTAACATAGCAATATTTAAACCGGGCAATAAATTTTTTAATTTCTCGTAAATCACAGTAACCGCGCTTAAATCTTTATCGTCATTCTCATCAATCAGCGGACAGACCCAGTAAATTTGCTCACCTCGTGAAACGGCCTCGTGAATTATCTGCAAAACTCTTCTATATTGAACGGGTGCAAAAGAAATCGTGTTAATTCGCTTGCGTCCGGGCGGTAATTCGTGGAGTGAAGAGACTTCTAAATCGCCGTAAATTGACATTATAAGAGTTCTAGGAATCGGAGTCGCCGTCATTGCTAAAACGTGAGGACTCACGCCCTTAGAAATTAAATTATTTCTCTGCAAAACTCCGAATCTGTGCTGTTCATCGACTATTACGAGCGCAAGACTCGAAAAATTTACACGTTCCGCAAAAATTGAATGAGTCCCGACGATTATATTTATAGTCCCGTCAGAAAGTTCCGCTAAAATTTGATTACGTTCTGAAGTTTTCAAGCTGCCTATTAACAAACCTGCTTTTAAGCCGAGCGGCTCTAAAGTTTTGCGCAATTTCTCATAATGCTGCCACGCTAAAATTTCAGTGGGTGCCATCAATGCTGCCTGAAATCCTGAATCAACACATGCTAACATAGCCGCAAATGCAACAAGAGTCTTACCTGAGCCGACATCGCCCTGTAATAATCTATTCATGGGAGTATTTTTTGCTAAGTCGTCAAGAATTTCGTTAATTGCTAACTCCTGCGAACTTGTTAATTTGAACGTGAGATTTTGCAGGAATTTATTATAATTTATTCCGGGCTTAAGTGACTGCGAGTTATTAGAACCTGAAAATTTTTGACGGCGCATTATTATACCTGACTGCAGCAAAAATAATTCGTCAAATGCGAGTCTATTTCTTGCGCGTATATAATCATGTGAGTCACTGGGCATGTGAATATTTTTCACGGCTTCAGAAAGAGTCATCATTCCATAGCGAGATAAAATTTTTGCGGGCAAAAACTCATTAAGGCATTTATCAGCGTATTTATTTATGACTGAATGAATTAATTTGCGTAAAGTTTTTTGCGGCATATCTGAATTTGCATGATAGACGGGGAATATTTTGCCGATTATAGAAGACTCGCCCGACTCTCCTAATATTTCAAATTCAGGGTGCGTGAATCTCGGAGTGAGTAAATTATTATCAATATAGCCGCATATAGCAAGAGTCATACCTTTGTGAATAAATTTAATAATTTTCTCGCTGAACCATGAGGCTATAACTTGGCCTGTTTCGTCAAATAATAATGCTTCAGTCCGGCCGGGTCTAGTTCTAGTATCTTTGACTTTGGCAATAATCGAATAAAAATTTCCGGGCGACAATAAATTAATTTTGGAAATAACGCGCCTGTCTTCGTAGCGTCTAGGCATGAAATAAAATAAATCCTCAAGTGTATATATTCCCAGACGTGATAATGCTTCGGCTTTCTTTGGGCCAATACCCTCAAGGATTTCAACGGGAGAACTTAATCTAACAACTTGATTAATTTGCTGAGTCGTCTTGCAAGTCTCCTGTTTCTGAGTCTATTTCCTGTTGAGCGTGATCTATTATTTTGCCGAAATCAAATAATAATGCCGCAGTATTCTTCACAAATTCCTGTTTTTGAAGGCTTAAAAATTTTATTTGCTCGTTATAAGTCTCGACTTCCTTTTGTGCTTCACCGATTATCCTGCGTGCTTCGGCCCGGGCATTTGCGAGAATGTCATCGGCTCGGTCTTCTGCGTCACGTCGGCGGGATTCGAGTTCCTGCTCAATATTTGCGCGGCTCTGTTCGGCTTTGGCTCGTTTATCCTGTGAGGCTTGAATTATATCATCGGCTGAATTTTTTGCTTTCATGATTATATCAGTAGCTTTGCTGTCAGCTTCCGAGATTCTTTCTGCTGCTTTAGTCTCTGCTTCTGAAGTAATTTTCTCGGCTTCGGCTTTAGCGTCTGCAAGTAACTGCTCAGTGTTAGCTTTGGCTTTATCTTCTAATTCTTGAGCTGCTTTCTTGGCTAAAATTAACGCGTCTTTTATTGCGTCATTCATACCTTCCTGTTTCTTGACGAATGACTCAAGCTCCTGAATCCGCGCGTCCTTCTCGTCAATCTGCATAGTATAAGCCTCTAAATCATCGGCTACTTGATTCAAGAAATCTTCAACTTCAGGCACAGAATAACCGCCAAATCTAACTTTCTTGAATACTTTGACTTCGACATCTTTTGCAGTAAGTAAATCACTCATTAGACTCTCTCTCCTCCGGCCAAGCCTCAAACATATCGGGTTTAGGTGTCAATAAATACTGCGCAGTCTCTACCATAGGAATAATCATTCCATTAATGCCAAAGACTACACCGCCCATGAATTTAACAAAATCTTTGCCGCTTTCTTCATATTCCATCGGTGATAATTCGTGAAGGTCGATTAATACCATAGCACCGTTAATTAATGCTTCACGGAGCCGCTTTCTTTCATTGTCTGAGGCGATACCCCTAAATAAAATTAATTTTCCGGGTGCAGAATTATTTGATATTCGCGGATTTCCTTCACGTCTTGATGAAGATTTTGCGGGTCTGCTGCGTTTTTCGTCTTGATATTCGTCGTCGTCGTCGTAGTCGTCATCGTTGTCAAATCCAAACCAGCGCATTATATTCAAGTTACAACACTCCTTTTTTGCATAATAAAATAATTTTCGCTAATAAATATATCACAATATTTAAAGCCTTGTGAAAAATTTAATGCTATAATCACTCGCGGGCGGTTAATTTTACAAGTAAATATATAAATTTTACAGCTACATTTACAGCTACAAAAAATTAAGATAATTGCA
Coding sequences within:
- the recG gene encoding ATP-dependent DNA helicase RecG, coding for MNQVVRLSSPVEILEGIGPKKAEALSRLGIYTLEDLFYFMPRRYEDRRVISKINLLSPGNFYSIIAKVKDTRTRPGRTEALLFDETGQVIASWFSEKIIKFIHKGMTLAICGYIDNNLLTPRFTHPEFEILGESGESSIIGKIFPVYHANSDMPQKTLRKLIHSVINKYADKCLNEFLPAKILSRYGMMTLSEAVKNIHMPSDSHDYIRARNRLAFDELFLLQSGIIMRRQKFSGSNNSQSLKPGINYNKFLQNLTFKLTSSQELAINEILDDLAKNTPMNRLLQGDVGSGKTLVAFAAMLACVDSGFQAALMAPTEILAWQHYEKLRKTLEPLGLKAGLLIGSLKTSERNQILAELSDGTINIIVGTHSIFAERVNFSSLALVIVDEQHRFGVLQRNNLISKGVSPHVLAMTATPIPRTLIMSIYGDLEVSSLHELPPGRKRINTISFAPVQYRRVLQIIHEAVSRGEQIYWVCPLIDENDDKDLSAVTVIYEKLKNLLPGLNIAMLHGKLSPDIKSQVMQAFSDGRINLLVATVVIEVGVDVPNASIIIIQDAGQFGLAQLHQLRGRVGRGQAQSTCILLEGRNITPEGKARISAMINISDGFKLSEQDLIQRGPGEFCGTRQHGVTDFHAADLVKDEKILLLARDEARNLMRQDINLDSEPSLKHEIFRRLGKVLELAITS
- a CDS encoding DivIVA domain-containing protein, translating into MSDLLTAKDVEVKVFKKVRFGGYSVPEVEDFLNQVADDLEAYTMQIDEKDARIQELESFVKKQEGMNDAIKDALILAKKAAQELEDKAKANTEQLLADAKAEAEKITSEAETKAAERISEADSKATDIIMKAKNSADDIIQASQDKRAKAEQSRANIEQELESRRRDAEDRADDILANARAEARRIIGEAQKEVETYNEQIKFLSLQKQEFVKNTAALLFDFGKIIDHAQQEIDSETGDLQDDSAN
- a CDS encoding cell division protein SepF — encoded protein: MNIMRWFGFDNDDDYDDDDEYQDEKRSRPAKSSSRREGNPRISNNSAPGKLILFRGIASDNERKRLREALINGAMVLIDLHELSPMEYEESGKDFVKFMGGVVFGINGMIIPMVETAQYLLTPKPDMFEAWPEERESNE